The Acetivibrio saccincola genome window below encodes:
- a CDS encoding LTA synthase family protein gives MLQVVRDIKDNPHYGEAFYWIFFIFAILIKCIYFQFTTNINNEPYFSFTNLMMTISTFAIILMICAFIALVFNKKRIQALFVTNILLTALLIADTNFFRYYYDVITIPVFSNLDSRIMNSINQSISSLINVADIIFIIDFPVMVAGLIVLKNRVGEIQFYKRTIRSLVLLLVGVLTFLSVYGKVEITAFAYSNNYSAQNLGVFYSHFYSTKLFIREKLSEDDDITYEEKEMIKNMFETKNKERTGGRYSGIAEGKNLIIVQMEAIQSFIIGRTINGKEITPNLNKFINESIYFDNIYYQTAGGNTSDAEFLCNTSLYPVAEGAVYYRFYENTYHSLPKVLKEKGYDTYAFHGYDEVFWNRNVMYETLGFDKYISEKDYELDEFVGWHGEALSDMSFFRQSFDKIDTNKPFYGFFVTLSCHHPFDYFEDYDFDVGELQGTYLGNYIKAAHYADKCIGYFIDELKRRDLFDDTLLVLYGDHKAIPIVNAKELYEFLGLEEREDIWAKLQKVPLMIKYPNQNTPEVISRIGGQIDILPTISNMMGFDFPYALGKDLLNTDKEYAIFRNGTIVTDEYVYINCSRNVYDYSDGTMLDLELFEEEISSYLKELRVSDLIITKDLFKK, from the coding sequence ATGTTGCAAGTTGTAAGGGATATAAAAGACAATCCACATTACGGGGAAGCATTTTATTGGATTTTTTTTATCTTTGCTATTTTAATAAAATGCATATATTTTCAATTTACCACTAACATAAATAATGAGCCATATTTTTCTTTTACCAATTTAATGATGACAATATCAACTTTTGCAATTATATTGATGATATGTGCTTTTATAGCACTGGTGTTTAACAAAAAAAGAATTCAGGCTTTGTTTGTTACAAACATTCTTTTAACTGCATTATTAATTGCAGATACTAATTTTTTCAGGTATTATTATGACGTAATCACAATACCTGTATTTAGCAATCTTGACAGCAGGATAATGAATTCAATTAATCAGAGTATATCAAGCCTTATTAATGTAGCTGATATAATTTTTATCATTGATTTTCCTGTAATGGTGGCAGGTCTCATTGTTTTAAAAAACAGAGTGGGAGAAATACAGTTTTACAAAAGGACGATAAGGTCACTGGTTTTATTGTTAGTGGGTGTTTTAACCTTTTTAAGTGTCTACGGTAAAGTGGAAATTACAGCCTTTGCATACAGTAACAACTATTCTGCACAAAATTTAGGGGTTTTTTACTCTCATTTTTACAGCACAAAATTATTTATAAGGGAAAAGTTATCTGAGGATGACGACATTACATATGAAGAAAAAGAAATGATTAAAAATATGTTTGAAACTAAGAATAAAGAAAGGACCGGAGGAAGATATTCAGGCATTGCAGAGGGTAAGAACCTTATTATAGTGCAAATGGAAGCTATTCAGAGCTTTATAATAGGCAGAACTATAAACGGGAAGGAAATAACTCCTAATTTAAATAAATTTATAAATGAAAGTATTTATTTTGACAATATATATTATCAGACAGCAGGGGGAAATACATCTGATGCAGAGTTTTTATGCAATACCTCCCTGTACCCTGTGGCAGAAGGAGCGGTGTATTACAGGTTTTATGAAAATACTTATCATTCCCTGCCTAAGGTACTGAAAGAAAAGGGGTATGATACATATGCCTTCCACGGGTATGATGAGGTATTTTGGAACAGGAATGTAATGTATGAGACCCTTGGGTTTGATAAGTACATTAGTGAAAAAGACTATGAATTGGATGAATTTGTAGGCTGGCATGGTGAGGCTTTAAGCGATATGTCCTTTTTCAGGCAGTCTTTTGATAAAATTGATACAAATAAGCCCTTTTACGGCTTTTTTGTGACCCTTTCCTGCCACCATCCTTTTGACTACTTTGAAGATTATGATTTTGACGTTGGTGAACTGCAGGGAACTTATTTAGGAAATTATATAAAGGCTGCACATTATGCTGATAAATGCATTGGCTATTTTATTGATGAGCTAAAAAGGCGTGATTTATTTGATGATACCTTGCTGGTTTTATACGGGGACCACAAGGCTATCCCAATAGTAAATGCAAAGGAGCTTTATGAATTTTTAGGCTTGGAGGAAAGGGAAGATATATGGGCAAAGCTTCAAAAAGTACCCCTTATGATAAAGTACCCTAATCAAAATACTCCGGAGGTAATAAGCCGTATAGGCGGACAAATTGACATTTTGCCAACTATATCCAACATGATGGGATTTGATTTCCCGTATGCCTTAGGAAAAGATTTGTTAAATACAGATAAGGAGTATGCAATATTTAGAAACGGCACCATAGTTACAGATGAGTATGTGTATATTAATTGTTCCAGGAATGTGTATGACTATAGCGATGGGACAATGTTGGATCTAGAGCTTTTTGAAGAAGAAATTTCTTCTTACTTGAAAGAGCTGCGGGTGTCTGATCTCATTATTACAAAGGATTTATTTAAAAAATAA
- the rlmB gene encoding 23S rRNA (guanosine(2251)-2'-O)-methyltransferase RlmB, with product MAKNMGKKNVKNNKKNNGKSMGNNNNRESNNKKNSNLDINPDILEGRNPVLEAIKANRTINKLLVQKGNKEGSINHIIALARERGIVIQETDRSNLDKISTTYAHQGVIAYVAAKDYVEVDDILEIAQSKGEEPFIVILDGVEDSHNLGSILRTADAVGVHGVIIPKRRAAGLNAAVSKASAGAIEYVPVARVTNIGQTIEYLKKKNIWIVGTDLSGEKTFYQSDLKGPLALVLGSEGEGMSRLVSQKCDFIVNIPMKGNISSLNVAVAGAVIMYEVLRQRNL from the coding sequence ATGGCAAAGAACATGGGAAAAAAGAATGTGAAAAATAATAAGAAAAACAATGGGAAAAGTATGGGGAATAACAACAATAGGGAGAGTAACAACAAGAAAAATTCCAACCTGGATATCAATCCGGATATACTAGAGGGGAGAAATCCTGTATTAGAAGCCATAAAGGCCAACAGAACAATAAATAAGCTATTGGTCCAGAAGGGAAATAAGGAAGGTTCTATAAATCACATAATTGCTTTAGCCAGGGAAAGAGGAATTGTAATACAGGAAACAGACAGGTCTAACTTGGATAAAATCTCAACTACCTACGCCCACCAGGGAGTAATTGCATATGTTGCTGCAAAGGATTATGTTGAAGTTGATGATATTTTAGAAATTGCACAGTCAAAAGGGGAAGAACCTTTTATTGTCATCCTGGACGGTGTAGAAGATTCACATAATTTAGGTTCTATTTTAAGGACTGCAGATGCAGTCGGTGTCCATGGGGTTATCATCCCCAAAAGAAGGGCAGCAGGTCTTAATGCGGCTGTTTCTAAAGCTTCGGCAGGTGCCATTGAGTATGTGCCGGTAGCGCGCGTTACTAATATTGGACAAACTATAGAGTATTTAAAAAAGAAAAATATATGGATAGTGGGAACGGATCTTTCGGGTGAGAAGACATTTTACCAAAGTGACCTGAAAGGACCGCTTGCACTGGTTTTAGGCAGTGAAGGGGAAGGAATGAGCAGACTCGTTTCTCAAAAATGCGATTTTATTGTAAATATACCCATGAAGGGTAATATATCTTCCCTGAATGTAGCCGTAGCAGGTGCTGTAATTATGTATGAAGTTTTAAGACAAAGAAATCTTTAA
- the sigH gene encoding RNA polymerase sporulation sigma factor SigH, which yields MKSNAQMETAKVFSTMVDEEIVEDSRAGDDKALEYLINKYKGFVRAKARTYFLIGADREDIIQEGMIGLYKAIRDYRGDKLSSFRAFAELCITRQIITAIKTATRQKHIPLNSYVSLNKPIFDEESDRTLMDIISEERVSDPEEMVISREEFSGIETKMNEILSGLECDVLTRYLQGKSYQEIAEDLNRHVKSIDNALQRVKRKLEKHFEESRS from the coding sequence TTGAAGTCAAACGCGCAAATGGAAACAGCAAAAGTTTTTAGTACCATGGTTGATGAAGAAATAGTTGAAGATAGCAGAGCTGGTGATGATAAGGCCCTCGAGTATTTAATCAACAAGTATAAAGGTTTTGTCCGTGCAAAGGCAAGAACCTACTTTCTCATTGGAGCGGACAGAGAAGACATAATCCAGGAAGGAATGATAGGCCTTTATAAAGCAATAAGGGATTACAGGGGGGACAAGCTTTCATCTTTCCGTGCTTTTGCAGAGCTCTGCATAACCAGGCAGATTATAACAGCAATAAAGACTGCTACCAGGCAAAAGCATATTCCGTTAAATTCGTATGTTTCCCTCAACAAACCCATATTTGATGAAGAGTCCGACCGTACACTCATGGATATAATAAGTGAGGAAAGGGTTAGCGATCCTGAGGAAATGGTTATAAGCCGTGAAGAGTTTTCAGGTATTGAGACAAAAATGAATGAGATTTTAAGCGGCTTAGAATGCGATGTTTTAACGCGGTACTTACAAGGAAAATCCTATCAGGAGATTGCCGAGGATTTAAACAGACATGTAAAATCAATAGATAATGCCCTGCAAAGGGTGAAGCGTAAGTTGGAAAAGCATTTTGAAGAAAGCAGATCATAA
- the gltX gene encoding glutamate--tRNA ligase, with translation MVKVRFAPSPTGHLHIGGARTALFNYLFAKKHNGKFLVRIEDTDLVRSSVESERVIINDLKWLGINWDEGIDAGGENGPYRSTERREIYKKYVDKLLEEDKAYYCYCTQEELEEERKRLEEANSDMLGYSGKCSNLTEEQIKKYEAEGRKPTIRLRVPKDQIIEIDDIVRGHVEFDSNGVGDFIIVKSDGIPVYNFAVVVDDYLMGITHVIRAEEHLSNTPRQILIYDALGFKKPQFAHVSLILGHDRTKMSKRHGATWVEQYRDLGYLPEAIVNFLALMGWSPETEEEFFTIDELISQFSLERVSKNPAVFDNEKLNWMNSQYIKNASLERITDMAIPHLKKAGFIGEEVDGETYEWIKKMVKAVKHSLDYVAQITEKVKIFFNDEISPENDETLEVLKGEQVPQLMDALISKVNEADVIDEEFGKSVFKTIGKETGIKGKNLFMPIRVMLTGQMHGPELYDIISVLGKEKIIKRINWIRENYL, from the coding sequence ATGGTAAAAGTTAGATTTGCTCCCAGCCCTACAGGACATTTACATATAGGTGGAGCCAGGACGGCATTATTTAATTATTTATTTGCCAAAAAACACAACGGTAAATTTTTAGTGCGTATAGAGGATACTGATTTAGTAAGGTCTTCTGTTGAATCAGAGCGGGTTATAATAAATGATTTGAAGTGGCTTGGTATTAACTGGGATGAAGGTATAGATGCAGGTGGTGAAAACGGCCCTTACAGGTCTACAGAAAGAAGAGAGATATACAAAAAATATGTAGATAAACTTTTAGAAGAGGACAAGGCATATTACTGCTACTGCACCCAGGAGGAGCTGGAAGAAGAGAGAAAGCGCCTTGAAGAAGCAAATTCAGATATGCTTGGGTATTCCGGCAAGTGCAGCAATCTTACAGAAGAACAAATAAAAAAATATGAGGCTGAAGGCAGAAAACCTACCATCAGGCTAAGAGTTCCTAAGGATCAGATTATAGAAATAGACGACATAGTAAGAGGTCATGTGGAATTTGACAGCAACGGGGTAGGGGATTTTATAATTGTAAAGTCTGACGGTATCCCTGTTTATAATTTTGCAGTTGTAGTTGATGATTACCTTATGGGAATAACCCATGTAATAAGGGCGGAGGAACACCTTTCAAACACCCCGCGGCAAATATTGATATATGACGCTTTAGGTTTTAAAAAGCCTCAGTTTGCCCACGTATCATTGATATTAGGGCATGACAGGACCAAAATGAGTAAAAGGCATGGGGCTACATGGGTTGAGCAGTACAGGGACTTAGGGTATTTGCCGGAAGCCATTGTAAATTTCCTTGCCCTTATGGGATGGTCTCCGGAAACTGAAGAAGAGTTTTTTACCATTGATGAGCTTATATCTCAGTTTTCTCTTGAGAGGGTATCAAAAAACCCGGCGGTTTTTGACAATGAAAAGCTCAACTGGATGAATTCACAGTATATAAAAAATGCGTCCTTAGAGAGAATAACCGATATGGCTATACCTCACCTTAAAAAGGCAGGTTTTATTGGTGAAGAAGTTGACGGTGAGACGTATGAATGGATTAAAAAGATGGTAAAAGCTGTAAAACATAGTTTGGATTATGTGGCGCAAATAACGGAAAAGGTAAAAATATTTTTTAATGATGAAATATCCCCTGAAAATGATGAAACCCTGGAGGTGTTAAAGGGTGAGCAAGTTCCACAGCTGATGGATGCATTAATTTCTAAAGTCAATGAAGCAGACGTTATAGATGAGGAATTTGGAAAGAGCGTATTTAAAACAATTGGAAAGGAAACAGGAATAAAGGGGAAAAATTTATTTATGCCTATCCGTGTTATGCTTACAGGACAAATGCACGGACCGGAGCTGTATGACATAATATCAGTTTTAGGAAAGGAAAAAATCATTAAGCGCATAAACTGGATAAGAGAAAACTACCTGTAA
- a CDS encoding phage holin family protein: MKGSDFVADLNNARTETFNITHFIIRVIVGSVVFAITSYVTKGLSISGLLPLVVSAIVLAALDYLVTRIFGLDATPFGKGITGFILAAAIIYATQFFVSGFEVDFWGAVIGALIYGIIDAVIPAKAM, from the coding sequence TTGAAAGGAAGTGATTTTGTGGCAGATTTAAACAATGCACGGACAGAAACTTTTAATATTACGCATTTTATAATAAGAGTGATTGTAGGAAGCGTTGTTTTTGCAATTACATCTTATGTAACTAAAGGCCTTTCAATATCAGGACTCTTACCTCTTGTAGTAAGTGCAATCGTTTTGGCAGCGCTGGACTACCTGGTAACAAGAATATTTGGTTTGGACGCAACACCCTTTGGAAAAGGAATTACAGGTTTTATACTGGCAGCAGCGATAATCTATGCTACACAATTTTTTGTCTCAGGATTTGAAGTTGACTTCTGGGGTGCTGTAATAGGTGCTTTGATTTATGGTATTATTGACGCTGTCATACCGGCTAAAGCAATGTAA
- a CDS encoding Na/Pi cotransporter family protein: protein MKLKILLIVLNFVVGTGLIMYGVNLMSSGLEKANVKFIKKLLSKFTGRVFTAFLTGTFLTALVQSSTAVTVITVGLVNSGLIKLPQAVGIIYGANIGTTITAQLMSIKVDKAAYFIVLLGILIRCMSGKKSIKSLGSGVIGLGLMFSGFNILNLSVSCMKDSAFLHGIFQKYGQNCLLGIFAGVISTMLVHSSSATVAVTIALFNSGLISLDAALGLMFGDNIGTCITAQMASFKMSVHGKRAAWAHTMYNIIGVLIALVFFMPFVKIVQGITYYVGQDKNKLIANAHTIFNIFSAVLFLPFTKYYVKFIEWMVPDKN from the coding sequence ATGAAGTTGAAAATACTCTTAATAGTTTTAAATTTTGTAGTTGGAACGGGTTTAATTATGTACGGGGTAAATTTAATGAGCAGCGGCCTTGAAAAAGCAAATGTAAAGTTTATAAAAAAGCTGCTTTCTAAATTTACCGGGAGGGTTTTTACTGCATTTTTAACAGGTACTTTCCTTACGGCACTGGTGCAGAGCAGTACAGCAGTGACGGTTATAACTGTAGGACTTGTAAATTCCGGCTTAATAAAGCTACCCCAGGCGGTTGGAATAATATACGGTGCAAATATCGGGACAACAATTACTGCACAGCTTATGTCCATAAAAGTGGATAAAGCAGCATATTTTATTGTGCTGCTTGGCATTCTCATAAGATGCATGTCCGGGAAAAAATCAATAAAAAGTTTAGGTTCTGGGGTTATAGGGCTTGGACTTATGTTTTCAGGCTTTAACATTTTAAACCTGAGTGTGTCATGTATGAAGGATAGCGCTTTTTTACACGGGATATTCCAGAAGTATGGGCAAAACTGCCTTTTGGGTATTTTTGCAGGGGTGATAAGCACCATGCTGGTACACAGCAGCAGTGCAACGGTGGCAGTAACAATAGCTCTTTTTAATTCCGGCTTAATAAGTTTAGATGCAGCTTTGGGCCTTATGTTTGGGGACAATATCGGAACTTGTATTACCGCCCAGATGGCAAGTTTCAAAATGAGCGTACACGGGAAAAGGGCTGCCTGGGCACATACCATGTATAATATAATTGGTGTGCTTATTGCTCTTGTTTTTTTCATGCCATTTGTTAAAATAGTACAGGGAATTACATATTATGTGGGACAGGACAAAAATAAACTTATAGCCAATGCCCATACTATTTTTAATATATTTAGTGCTGTACTGTTTTTACCTTTTACGAAATACTATGTAAAATTTATTGAATGGATGGTACCTGATAAAAATTAA
- a CDS encoding peptidylprolyl isomerase, which yields MFKKISIVFLTIALLFGIAACKSNSKENSAGSEGENKFEQLNPPKPGDKIAIMTTSMGEIKIRLFPDIAPKAVENFTTHAENRYYEGVIFHRVINDFMIQGGDPQGTGRGGESIWGEPFEDEFHDSYRHYRGALSMANRGPDTNGSQFFIVQNKKVDYASLRAAGQAGTDKEILEKYTELGGTPHLDGRHTVFGQVYEGLDVVDKIAAVEVDGNDKPVEDVKIISIEIKTFE from the coding sequence ATGTTTAAAAAAATATCTATTGTTTTTTTAACCATAGCACTTTTATTTGGCATTGCAGCCTGCAAATCAAACTCTAAGGAAAATAGCGCAGGAAGTGAAGGGGAAAACAAATTTGAGCAGCTAAATCCCCCCAAGCCAGGGGACAAGATTGCAATTATGACTACAAGTATGGGGGAAATAAAAATAAGACTTTTCCCTGATATAGCACCAAAAGCTGTTGAAAATTTTACAACCCATGCAGAAAACAGGTATTATGAAGGTGTAATTTTTCACAGGGTAATAAACGATTTTATGATCCAGGGCGGTGACCCACAAGGTACCGGCAGAGGCGGCGAAAGCATCTGGGGCGAGCCTTTTGAAGATGAATTTCACGACTCCTACCGCCACTACAGGGGTGCCCTCTCAATGGCCAACAGAGGACCTGATACAAACGGAAGCCAGTTTTTTATAGTGCAAAATAAAAAAGTGGATTATGCATCTCTGAGAGCTGCAGGACAGGCCGGAACCGACAAGGAAATATTGGAAAAATACACTGAACTTGGTGGAACTCCGCATCTTGACGGCCGCCACACAGTATTTGGACAGGTTTATGAGGGACTGGATGTTGTGGATAAAATAGCAGCCGTAGAAGTGGATGGAAATGATAAACCTGTTGAAGATGTTAAGATAATAAGTATCGAAATTAAAACATTTGAATAA
- a CDS encoding pepsin/retropepsin-like aspartic protease family protein: protein MKTIAVKFLISSITGLLAGILIGCTAMTCLISYRIDSYHEKIVSLENTVEETKIKYTKLKESLEELDKNKFIVEDIVVYLIYDNVEKDIFDKIQFEKYIKKQYESILGKEVDTLDMELLTNVVDRDVFILEEKEYRLKVERILLSKVFKIWVSIKEI, encoded by the coding sequence ATGAAAACTATAGCGGTTAAATTTTTAATTTCCTCTATAACAGGACTTTTAGCCGGTATTTTAATTGGCTGCACAGCAATGACATGTTTAATCAGCTACAGGATTGACAGCTACCACGAAAAAATAGTATCTTTAGAAAATACTGTGGAAGAGACCAAAATAAAATATACAAAACTCAAAGAGTCTTTAGAGGAACTGGACAAAAATAAATTTATTGTGGAAGATATCGTAGTTTATTTAATTTATGATAATGTGGAAAAAGATATTTTTGATAAAATACAATTTGAAAAATATATAAAAAAACAATATGAAAGCATATTGGGAAAAGAAGTTGATACTCTTGACATGGAGCTTTTGACAAATGTTGTGGACAGGGATGTTTTTATTTTGGAAGAAAAAGAATACAGACTCAAAGTGGAAAGAATACTTTTATCAAAAGTCTTTAAAATATGGGTATCCATTAAGGAAATCTAA
- a CDS encoding Mini-ribonuclease 3 gives MSEETCCGFVERFEFSENAINSLSPLALAYVGDSVYEVFVRTFLVSKGNAPVHVLHKKSINYVKAKAQSDIIHRIMDVLNDEELDIVRRGRNAKSGTVPKNANVADYRYATGFESLIGYLYLKKRYKRLMYILEIAVLGDTEETNIDYGKEHGKKECEK, from the coding sequence ATGTCTGAAGAAACATGTTGTGGTTTTGTAGAGAGATTTGAATTTAGTGAAAATGCAATAAACAGTTTGTCACCATTGGCACTGGCATATGTGGGTGATTCTGTATATGAGGTCTTTGTGCGTACATTTTTGGTAAGCAAAGGGAATGCCCCTGTGCATGTGCTTCACAAAAAGTCCATTAATTATGTAAAGGCAAAAGCCCAATCGGATATAATACATAGAATAATGGACGTTTTAAATGATGAAGAACTGGACATAGTAAGGCGTGGGAGGAATGCCAAATCCGGCACCGTCCCTAAAAACGCCAATGTTGCTGACTATAGATATGCTACAGGTTTTGAATCCCTGATAGGGTATTTGTATTTAAAGAAAAGGTACAAGCGTTTAATGTATATACTTGAAATAGCTGTTTTAGGAGATACGGAGGAGACTAATATAGATTATGGCAAAGAACATGGGAAAAAAGAATGTGAAAAATAA
- the cysS gene encoding cysteine--tRNA ligase produces MKIYNTLTRKKEDFKPLDEKEVKMYSCGPTVYNYFHIGNARPFIIFDTLRRYLEYKGYKVKFVQNFTDIDDKMIKRASEEGVEVYELAQKYIDEYFKDAKGLGIREATIHPKATENIDAIIDIIKKLEEKGFAYNVDGDVYFSTRKFKEYGKLSHQSIEDLEVGSRVEVDSKKRDALDFVLWKKHKPGEPCWESPWGKGRPGWHIECSAMANKYLGETIDIHSGGQDLIFPHHENEIAQSEAAHGKPFARYWMHNGFINVDNEKMSKSKGNFFTVRDIVEEFDYEVIRFFMLSAHYRSPINFSRKLLEQAESGLDRIYTCIENLEYLMENADKSEITDEEKEVAKKLDGLKGKFIEAMDDDLNTADAIAAIFDIVKESNTNINAGSSKGIIEKALSLLRELGEVLGIGLKKKEKKLDKEIQELIERRQQARKEKNWKKADEIRDKLKEMGITLQDTHQGVKVIYDKR; encoded by the coding sequence ATGAAGATATACAACACTCTAACTAGAAAAAAAGAAGATTTTAAGCCTCTTGATGAAAAGGAAGTTAAAATGTATTCCTGCGGACCAACAGTATATAATTATTTTCATATTGGAAATGCAAGACCCTTTATTATATTTGACACTTTGAGAAGGTATCTTGAGTACAAAGGGTACAAGGTCAAATTTGTCCAGAACTTTACAGATATTGATGATAAGATGATAAAGAGGGCAAGTGAAGAGGGAGTAGAGGTATATGAACTTGCCCAAAAATACATTGATGAATATTTTAAAGATGCAAAGGGTCTTGGCATCAGGGAAGCTACCATTCATCCTAAGGCTACTGAAAATATAGATGCAATAATAGACATTATAAAGAAACTTGAAGAAAAAGGATTTGCGTACAATGTGGACGGGGATGTGTATTTTAGCACCAGGAAATTTAAGGAGTATGGAAAATTATCTCACCAGTCAATAGAAGATTTGGAAGTTGGTTCTAGGGTAGAAGTTGACTCTAAAAAGAGGGACGCCTTAGACTTTGTGTTGTGGAAAAAACACAAGCCAGGGGAGCCCTGTTGGGAAAGTCCCTGGGGGAAAGGCAGACCGGGATGGCATATAGAGTGCTCTGCAATGGCAAACAAGTATTTAGGAGAGACAATTGATATACATAGCGGGGGACAGGATTTGATATTTCCACACCATGAAAATGAGATTGCCCAGAGTGAAGCTGCCCATGGGAAGCCTTTTGCAAGGTACTGGATGCACAACGGTTTTATAAATGTGGACAATGAAAAAATGTCCAAGTCCAAAGGAAACTTTTTTACTGTAAGGGATATCGTAGAAGAATTTGACTATGAAGTAATAAGGTTTTTTATGCTTTCTGCCCACTACAGAAGTCCCATAAATTTTAGCAGGAAGCTTTTAGAACAGGCTGAAAGCGGGCTGGACAGAATTTATACTTGTATTGAAAATTTAGAGTATTTAATGGAAAATGCAGATAAATCAGAAATTACTGATGAGGAAAAAGAAGTAGCAAAAAAACTTGACGGTTTAAAAGGAAAATTTATAGAAGCCATGGATGATGACTTAAATACTGCAGATGCAATTGCTGCAATTTTTGATATAGTGAAAGAAAGCAATACAAATATTAATGCTGGTTCGTCCAAGGGGATAATTGAAAAAGCACTGTCTCTTTTAAGGGAACTGGGAGAAGTTTTGGGAATAGGTTTAAAGAAGAAGGAGAAAAAACTCGATAAAGAAATACAAGAACTTATTGAAAGAAGGCAGCAGGCAAGAAAGGAAAAGAACTGGAAGAAAGCTGACGAAATCAGGGACAAGTTAAAAGAAATGGGAATAACATTACAAGATACCCATCAGGGAGTAAAAGTGATTTATGACAAACGGTAA
- a CDS encoding YtrH family sporulation protein yields MSFLPSNIIYNFLISFGVIVGASLLAGIGALINDHPPLKTMFNIAGSVKIWAVAVALGGTFSSFEAIEKGIFKGEIKSIIKQAVYVVVAVLGANMGYGFIRLIQKCGESIIK; encoded by the coding sequence ATGTCTTTTCTTCCAAGCAATATAATATATAATTTTTTAATATCCTTTGGTGTAATTGTAGGCGCAAGCCTTTTAGCGGGAATCGGGGCACTTATTAACGACCACCCCCCTTTAAAAACCATGTTTAACATCGCCGGCTCGGTAAAAATCTGGGCAGTAGCCGTTGCTTTAGGAGGAACATTTTCTTCCTTTGAAGCAATAGAAAAGGGCATATTCAAAGGGGAAATAAAATCAATTATAAAGCAAGCCGTTTACGTTGTGGTAGCGGTTTTAGGTGCAAATATGGGGTACGGGTTTATAAGGCTAATTCAAAAGTGCGGAGAGTCAATAATAAAATGA
- the epsC gene encoding serine O-acetyltransferase EpsC, translating into MFKQLIEDAKSIAERDPAAKGILEVILLYSGFHAVCLHRIAHWFYCKKLFFIARLISQINRFLTGVEIHPGAKIGKGLFIDHGMGIVIGETAEIGDNCTIYHNATLGGTGKDKGKRHPTVGNNVLISTGAKILGPFKVGDNARIGANSVVLEEVEPNTTVVGVPGRAVKRGDQRIAPSVELDQINIGDPIAQELCKLIARMERMEKLLEKHGIKMEDEKVDLSKDILKKACKDRKETGNEDIQHSN; encoded by the coding sequence ATGTTTAAGCAATTAATTGAAGATGCAAAATCTATTGCCGAAAGGGATCCTGCAGCAAAGGGTATTTTAGAAGTTATTTTGCTGTATTCAGGGTTTCATGCAGTGTGTCTTCATAGAATAGCCCACTGGTTTTACTGTAAAAAGCTATTTTTCATTGCCCGTTTGATTTCCCAGATCAACAGGTTTTTGACCGGCGTAGAAATACATCCGGGGGCAAAAATAGGGAAAGGGCTTTTTATCGACCACGGAATGGGTATTGTTATAGGGGAGACTGCTGAAATTGGTGATAATTGTACTATATACCATAATGCCACTCTTGGCGGTACCGGAAAGGATAAGGGAAAAAGGCACCCTACAGTGGGTAATAATGTTCTTATAAGCACGGGAGCTAAGATATTAGGTCCATTTAAAGTAGGGGACAATGCAAGGATAGGGGCTAATTCTGTGGTTTTAGAAGAAGTGGAGCCTAATACTACAGTGGTAGGTGTGCCGGGGAGGGCAGTGAAGAGAGGGGACCAGAGAATTGCACCTTCAGTTGAACTTGACCAGATAAATATAGGTGACCCTATCGCCCAGGAATTGTGCAAGCTTATTGCCAGGATGGAAAGAATGGAGAAGCTTTTGGAAAAACATGGGATAAAAATGGAAGACGAAAAGGTTGATTTGTCTAAGGATATATTAAAAAAAGCGTGCAAAGATAGGAAGGAGACAGGTAATGAAGATATACAACACTCTAACTAG